The proteins below come from a single Tenuifilum thalassicum genomic window:
- the rplJ gene encoding 50S ribosomal protein L10 has translation MRREEKNALIDRLAEQINEYPHFYLTDTSELNAEVTHQLRKTCFEKQVKLVVVKNTLLKKALEKSGKFDFSPLFETLKGSTSVMFTETGNVPAKLIKEFRKAHPKPILKAAFVEESIYVGENQLDVLAALKSKNELIADIVALLQSPAKNVISSLQSGGQKLSGVIKALSEKEQ, from the coding sequence ATGAGAAGGGAAGAAAAAAACGCACTGATTGATAGGTTAGCCGAACAGATTAACGAGTATCCACATTTTTACCTTACTGATACTTCTGAACTAAATGCAGAAGTTACTCATCAGTTAAGAAAAACTTGCTTTGAGAAGCAGGTAAAACTTGTGGTAGTTAAAAATACATTACTAAAGAAAGCTCTTGAGAAAAGTGGTAAATTTGATTTTTCTCCACTATTTGAAACACTAAAGGGCTCTACATCTGTAATGTTTACCGAAACTGGAAACGTTCCGGCTAAACTTATCAAAGAGTTTCGAAAGGCTCATCCAAAGCCTATATTAAAAGCTGCCTTTGTTGAGGAGTCGATATATGTTGGAGAAAATCAGTTAGATGTACTTGCTGCACTTAAGAGCAAGAACGAACTTATCGCTGATATTGTTGCATTACTACAATCTCCAGCCAAGAATGTTATTTCGTCACTTCAATCAGGCGGACAAAAATTATCTGGTGTTATTAAAGCACTTTCAGAGAAAGAACAGTAA
- the tuf gene encoding elongation factor Tu — protein sequence MAKEKFDRSKPHVNIGTIGHVDHGKTTLTAAITKVLAEQGLSEFHSFDSIDNAPEEKERGITINTAHVEYQTVNRHYAHVDCPGHADYVKNMVTGAAQMDGAILVVAATDGPMPQTREHILLARQVNVPRIVVFLNKCDMVDDPEMLDLVEMEVRELLSFYQFDGDNAPVIRGSALGALNGEPQWVEKVMELMAAVDEYIPIPPRDNEKPFLMPVEDVFSITGRGTVATGRIETGVIHTGDEVEIVGLTKDNKPMKSVVTGVEMFRKILDQGEAGDNVGLLLRGIDKKEIKRGMVIAKPGSITPHTKFKAEVYVLKKEEGGRHTPFHNHYRPQFYLRTLDVTGEIKLPEGVEMVMPGDNVTITVELIYPVAINKGLRFAIREGGRTVGAGQVIDIIE from the coding sequence ATGGCTAAAGAAAAATTTGATAGGTCGAAACCGCACGTGAACATTGGTACCATTGGTCACGTTGACCATGGAAAAACTACCCTTACTGCTGCTATTACCAAGGTTTTAGCGGAGCAAGGGCTTTCTGAATTCCATTCATTCGACTCTATCGACAACGCTCCTGAGGAAAAAGAGAGGGGTATTACTATCAACACCGCTCACGTTGAGTATCAAACTGTTAATCGTCACTACGCTCACGTTGACTGTCCTGGTCACGCCGACTATGTAAAGAACATGGTTACTGGTGCTGCTCAAATGGACGGTGCTATTCTTGTAGTAGCTGCTACTGATGGTCCTATGCCTCAAACTCGTGAGCACATCCTTCTTGCTCGTCAGGTAAACGTTCCCCGTATCGTTGTTTTCCTTAACAAATGCGATATGGTTGATGATCCTGAAATGCTTGACCTCGTTGAAATGGAAGTTCGTGAGCTGTTAAGTTTCTACCAATTCGATGGCGATAACGCTCCTGTTATCCGTGGTTCTGCTCTTGGTGCGCTTAATGGTGAGCCCCAATGGGTTGAGAAAGTTATGGAGTTAATGGCTGCAGTTGACGAGTATATTCCTATTCCTCCACGTGATAACGAAAAGCCATTCCTAATGCCTGTTGAGGATGTATTCTCTATTACAGGTCGTGGTACCGTTGCTACTGGTAGAATTGAAACTGGTGTTATCCACACTGGCGACGAGGTTGAAATCGTTGGTCTAACCAAGGATAACAAACCAATGAAGTCTGTTGTTACTGGTGTTGAGATGTTCCGTAAGATTCTTGATCAAGGTGAAGCTGGTGACAACGTAGGTCTTCTACTTCGTGGTATCGATAAGAAAGAAATTAAGCGTGGTATGGTTATTGCCAAACCTGGCTCAATTACTCCTCACACCAAGTTTAAAGCTGAGGTTTACGTTTTGAAGAAAGAAGAGGGTGGTCGTCACACTCCTTTCCACAATCACTATCGTCCTCAGTTCTACCTACGTACCCTTGACGTAACTGGTGAAATCAAGTTACCAGAAGGTGTTGAGATGGTAATGCCTGGTGATAACGTAACTATCACTGTAGAACTAATCTACCCTGTAGCTATCAACAAGGGTCTACGTTTCGCAATCCGCGAAGGCGGTAGAACAGTTGGTGCTGGTCAGGTAATTGATATTATTGAGTAA
- a CDS encoding tyrosine-type recombinase/integrase encodes MDMLALFLKYLDIEKGYSSNTIRAYGDDIKSFFEFSGIDFNDNDAVAHIGHRAIRAWVSDLISQGISTRSVNRKLSSLRTFFKYLQRQGVLSTNPMNRIVSPKTSKRLPEFVPEADMSKVDNPDLFSDDFEGLRNRLIISMFYYTGMRLSELVGLSTQSVDINSMSIKVLGKGAKERIIPIHPDLKDLIVEYLREKGEKFPNSTSFFVTSKGKPIYQKLVYRIVNYYLTQITTLQKRSPHVLRHSFATHLLNNGADLNAIKELLGHSSLLATQVYTHSSFEKLKKNYNQAHPRA; translated from the coding sequence ATGGATATGCTGGCTTTATTCCTTAAATACCTTGATATAGAGAAGGGTTACTCGTCGAATACCATACGAGCGTATGGCGACGACATTAAATCATTTTTTGAGTTTTCAGGTATCGACTTTAACGATAATGATGCTGTTGCGCATATTGGGCATAGAGCAATTAGAGCATGGGTGTCCGATTTGATTTCGCAGGGCATTTCAACACGTTCCGTCAATAGAAAGCTATCGTCTCTTAGAACCTTTTTTAAATACCTTCAACGGCAGGGTGTTTTGTCAACTAATCCTATGAATAGGATTGTTTCTCCCAAAACATCTAAGCGTCTGCCTGAGTTTGTTCCTGAAGCCGATATGAGCAAGGTTGATAATCCCGATTTATTCTCCGATGATTTTGAAGGGTTGCGAAATCGACTTATTATATCAATGTTCTACTATACCGGAATGAGACTTTCCGAATTGGTTGGTTTAAGCACTCAATCGGTTGACATAAATTCTATGTCTATAAAAGTTCTTGGGAAAGGGGCAAAAGAACGAATTATTCCAATACATCCAGATCTTAAAGACCTAATTGTTGAATACCTTCGGGAAAAGGGGGAAAAGTTTCCCAACTCTACAAGTTTTTTTGTTACGTCGAAAGGAAAACCCATTTATCAAAAACTCGTATACAGGATAGTAAACTATTACCTAACACAAATTACAACTTTGCAAAAGCGAAGTCCTCATGTACTTAGGCACAGCTTTGCCACTCATTTACTTAATAATGGTGCCGATTTAAACGCCATAAAAGAGTTGCTAGGGCATTCGAGCCTACTTGCAACCCAGGTTTATACTCACAGCTCATTTGAAAAGCTTAAAAAAAATTATAACCAGGCTCACCCCAGAGCCTAA
- the nusG gene encoding transcription termination/antitermination protein NusG produces MEDNVKKWYVLRAIGGKEKKVKELVENEIKRLQLEDFVSQVLIPTEKVYQIRNGKKISKERIYYPGYVLIEAALVGEIPHILRNIPNVLGFLGDPKTGEPIPLRQSEVNRILGKVDELVDSEEELNVPFYVGETVKVIDGPFNSFSGVIEEVNEEKKKLKVMVKIFGRKTPLELSFMQVEKE; encoded by the coding sequence ATGGAAGACAATGTAAAAAAATGGTATGTTCTACGTGCCATTGGGGGTAAAGAGAAAAAAGTTAAAGAACTAGTTGAAAACGAAATTAAACGTTTACAACTAGAAGACTTTGTTTCTCAGGTTCTTATACCTACTGAAAAGGTTTACCAAATCAGAAATGGTAAAAAAATCAGTAAGGAAAGAATTTACTACCCAGGCTATGTTTTGATTGAGGCTGCTCTGGTAGGCGAAATTCCTCACATCCTTCGAAACATTCCTAATGTCCTAGGTTTTTTAGGTGACCCAAAAACCGGAGAACCAATTCCACTTCGTCAGTCCGAGGTAAATCGTATCCTTGGTAAAGTTGATGAATTGGTGGACAGTGAGGAAGAATTGAATGTCCCCTTCTACGTAGGTGAAACGGTGAAAGTAATTGACGGACCCTTCAATTCCTTTTCCGGAGTAATCGAAGAAGTGAACGAAGAGAAGAAGAAGCTGAAGGTTATGGTGAAAATCTTCGGCAGAAAAACTCCTCTGGAGTTAAGTTTTATGCAAGTTGAAAAGGAGTAA
- the rplA gene encoding 50S ribosomal protein L1: MTKLTKNRKLALSKIEPEKLYKLHEAAELLKEITYTKFDASVDIDIRLGVDPRKANQMVRGVVTLPHGTGKNVRVLALVAPEKEEAARQAGADYVGLDEYIEKIKAGWTDVDVIITMPTVMPKLGPLGRILGPRGLMPNPKSGTVTMDVEKAIKEVKQGKIDFKVDKFGIVHSSIGKISFEPNKIVDNALEFINTIIKLKPTAAKGTYIKSIYLSTTMSPGIAIDPKSLSASN; encoded by the coding sequence ATGACTAAACTGACAAAAAACAGGAAGCTTGCTCTGTCGAAAATCGAGCCTGAAAAGTTGTACAAGTTACACGAAGCAGCTGAACTGTTGAAAGAGATAACATACACCAAATTCGATGCATCTGTCGATATTGATATTCGCTTAGGGGTTGACCCTCGTAAAGCTAATCAAATGGTGCGTGGTGTTGTTACTCTTCCTCATGGAACTGGTAAAAACGTTCGTGTTCTTGCTTTAGTTGCTCCTGAAAAGGAGGAAGCAGCTCGTCAGGCTGGTGCCGATTATGTAGGTTTAGATGAATACATTGAAAAGATTAAAGCAGGTTGGACCGATGTTGATGTAATCATTACTATGCCTACTGTAATGCCTAAACTAGGACCATTAGGACGTATCCTTGGACCTCGTGGCTTAATGCCCAACCCCAAAAGTGGTACCGTTACTATGGATGTTGAAAAGGCTATTAAAGAGGTTAAGCAGGGTAAGATTGACTTTAAGGTTGATAAGTTTGGTATAGTTCACTCATCAATCGGTAAAATTTCATTCGAGCCTAATAAAATTGTTGATAACGCACTTGAGTTTATCAATACCATCATAAAGCTCAAACCAACTGCGGCAAAAGGTACTTACATCAAAAGTATTTACCTTTCTACCACTATGAGCCCTGGTATTGCAATTGATCCCAAGTCGCTTTCGGCTTCGAATTAA
- the rpoB gene encoding DNA-directed RNA polymerase subunit beta, translating to MSQNNTNARINFSKTQSHFDYPDFLEVQLKSFMEFFKLGSTPEERKNEGLYKVFQENFPITDTRNNFVLEFLDYYVDPPRYTIEECIDRGLTYSVPLKAKLKLYCTDPEHEDFDTVVQEVYLGTIPYMTPKGSFIINGAERVVVSQLHRSPGVFFGQSLHPNGTKLYSARIIPFKGSWIEFATDINNVMYAYIDRKKKLPVTTLLRAIGFETDKDILQIFDLAEEVKVSKVSLNKVVGQRLAARVLKSWIEDFVDEDTGEVVSIERNEVVLDRETVIEKEHIDLIIDSGVKSILVHKESQSISDYAIIYNTLQKDPSNSEKEAVVHIYRQLRNSEPPDEATARDVIDKLFFSDKRYDLGDVGRYRINKKLNLNIPPDVKVLTREDMIEIIKYLIELINSKAEVDDIDHLSNRRVRTVGEQMAAQFGVGLARMARTIRERMNVRDNEVFTPIDLINSKTLSSVINSFFGTNQLSQFMDQTNPLAEMTHKRRLSALGPGGLTRERAGFEVRDVHYTHYGRLCPIETPEGPNIGLISSLCVFARVNDLGFIETPYRKVENGKVGLSDDDIVYLSAEEEEAKIIAQANAPLEEDGRFQNPRVKARYEGDFPLAESETIDLMDVAPNQIASIAASLIPFLEHDDANRALMGSNMMRQAVPLLQPESPIVGTGLEGQVVKDSRTQVVAEEDGVVEYVDADEIVVRYNKTEEELFVSFDPEVKRYKLPKFKKTNQSTSVTLKPIVTKGQKVTKGQILTEGYATRGGELALGRNLKVAFMPWKGYNFEDAIVISERLLRDDVFTSIHIDEYILEVRDTKRGMEELTADIPNVSEEATKDLDENGMIRIGANVKPGDILIGKITPKGESDPTPEEKLLRAIFGDKAGDVKDASLKASPSLYGVVIDKMLFSRSIKDGKESRKGKSGDKAILEKLDNEFNKHVADLKNRLVDKLFSLINGKTSQGVYDAYDQEVVPRGVKFTQKILSEIDYMNVNPNKWTTDKAKNELIKAVIQNYILKWKEYDAEYKRKKFNATIGDELPAGIMQLAKVYIAKKRKITVGDKMAGRHGNKGIVAKIVRDEDMPFLEDGTPVDIVLNPLGVPSRMNLGQIYETVLGWAGQKLGIKFSTPIFDGATLEDITKYTDQAGLPRFGKTYLYDGGTGERFDQPATVGVIYMLKLGHMVDDKMHARSIGPYSLITQQPLGGKAQFGGQRFGEMEVWALEAFGASHILQEILTIKSDDVVGRAKAYESIVKGEPMPEPGIPESLNVLLHELRGLGLSVKMD from the coding sequence ATGTCTCAAAATAATACTAACGCGCGAATAAATTTCTCCAAGACTCAAAGCCATTTCGATTACCCCGACTTTCTGGAGGTACAGCTTAAGTCGTTCATGGAGTTTTTTAAACTTGGCTCAACACCTGAAGAGCGCAAGAATGAAGGCTTATATAAAGTTTTCCAAGAAAATTTTCCTATTACTGACACTAGAAACAATTTTGTACTTGAGTTTCTAGACTACTATGTCGATCCTCCAAGATATACCATTGAGGAGTGCATAGATAGAGGTCTAACTTATAGTGTCCCATTAAAGGCAAAACTAAAACTTTATTGTACCGATCCTGAGCATGAGGATTTTGATACCGTGGTTCAGGAGGTTTATCTTGGTACAATCCCATACATGACACCTAAGGGAAGCTTTATAATCAATGGGGCAGAGCGTGTTGTAGTTTCTCAGCTACATCGTTCCCCGGGGGTTTTCTTTGGGCAAAGTTTACATCCGAACGGTACAAAACTCTATTCCGCTAGAATTATTCCTTTTAAAGGATCCTGGATTGAGTTTGCTACCGACATCAATAATGTGATGTATGCTTACATCGATAGAAAAAAGAAATTACCAGTAACTACTCTTTTACGTGCAATCGGGTTTGAAACCGATAAAGATATTCTACAAATATTTGACTTAGCCGAGGAGGTAAAAGTTTCCAAGGTTAGCTTGAACAAAGTTGTTGGCCAACGCTTGGCTGCGCGTGTTCTAAAGAGCTGGATAGAAGATTTTGTTGATGAGGATACCGGAGAAGTTGTATCTATTGAACGTAACGAGGTAGTACTTGATCGTGAAACAGTTATTGAAAAGGAACATATCGATCTTATAATTGACTCTGGTGTCAAGTCAATTCTTGTTCATAAGGAATCGCAGAGCATTTCTGATTATGCCATAATTTATAATACGCTGCAAAAAGACCCAAGTAACTCTGAAAAAGAGGCTGTGGTTCATATTTACAGGCAGCTACGTAACTCCGAACCACCCGATGAAGCAACTGCTCGTGATGTTATCGATAAGTTATTCTTTTCCGATAAACGTTACGACCTGGGCGATGTAGGACGTTACCGTATAAACAAAAAATTAAATCTAAATATTCCCCCTGATGTTAAGGTATTAACTAGGGAGGATATGATCGAAATCATCAAGTACCTCATTGAGCTTATTAACTCAAAGGCAGAGGTTGATGATATCGACCATCTAAGTAATCGTAGGGTTAGAACTGTTGGCGAGCAAATGGCTGCCCAATTTGGGGTAGGTTTGGCTCGTATGGCACGTACTATTCGCGAACGCATGAATGTCCGCGATAACGAGGTTTTCACCCCAATTGACCTTATCAATTCAAAAACTTTATCTTCTGTAATAAACTCGTTCTTTGGAACTAATCAGCTATCCCAGTTTATGGATCAAACCAATCCATTAGCTGAGATGACTCACAAACGCCGCTTATCGGCACTAGGACCTGGGGGTCTTACCCGTGAGCGTGCTGGTTTCGAAGTTCGAGATGTTCACTATACACACTATGGACGCCTCTGTCCTATTGAAACACCAGAAGGCCCAAATATTGGTCTTATTTCTTCGCTTTGTGTGTTTGCAAGGGTAAATGATCTTGGTTTTATAGAGACACCTTATCGTAAAGTTGAAAACGGGAAGGTTGGTCTATCCGATGACGATATCGTTTACCTTAGTGCCGAAGAGGAAGAAGCTAAAATAATAGCCCAAGCCAATGCACCTCTCGAAGAGGATGGGCGTTTCCAAAATCCTCGCGTTAAAGCTAGATACGAGGGCGACTTCCCATTGGCTGAAAGTGAAACCATTGATTTAATGGACGTTGCGCCAAACCAGATCGCATCAATTGCTGCATCGTTAATTCCATTCCTTGAGCATGATGATGCTAACCGTGCTTTGATGGGATCGAACATGATGCGCCAGGCTGTGCCATTGCTCCAACCTGAAAGCCCTATTGTTGGTACAGGTTTAGAGGGTCAAGTGGTTAAAGATAGCCGTACTCAAGTAGTAGCAGAAGAGGACGGTGTTGTTGAGTATGTAGATGCCGATGAGATAGTTGTAAGATATAATAAAACCGAAGAAGAGCTATTTGTTAGCTTCGATCCCGAGGTTAAACGATATAAATTACCTAAGTTCAAGAAAACCAACCAAAGTACTTCAGTTACACTTAAACCTATAGTTACTAAGGGACAGAAGGTTACTAAGGGACAAATATTAACTGAGGGGTATGCAACCCGAGGCGGTGAGCTAGCTTTAGGTCGTAACTTGAAGGTTGCCTTTATGCCCTGGAAGGGTTACAACTTTGAGGATGCTATTGTAATAAGTGAACGTTTACTTAGAGATGATGTTTTCACTTCTATACATATTGATGAGTACATCCTTGAAGTGCGTGATACAAAACGAGGGATGGAAGAGCTAACCGCTGACATTCCAAACGTGTCCGAAGAAGCAACTAAAGATTTGGATGAGAATGGAATGATCAGGATTGGAGCAAACGTCAAGCCTGGTGACATCCTAATTGGTAAGATTACTCCTAAGGGGGAATCTGATCCTACTCCCGAAGAAAAACTTCTTAGGGCAATTTTTGGCGACAAGGCAGGTGACGTTAAGGATGCATCGCTTAAAGCTTCGCCTTCACTTTATGGCGTTGTTATAGATAAAATGCTGTTCTCTCGTTCCATCAAGGATGGCAAGGAATCGAGAAAAGGTAAATCGGGCGATAAAGCTATACTTGAAAAACTCGATAATGAGTTTAACAAGCATGTAGCCGACCTGAAAAACAGATTGGTTGATAAACTTTTCTCGCTGATAAATGGTAAAACAAGCCAAGGTGTTTACGATGCCTACGATCAAGAAGTTGTACCACGCGGGGTGAAGTTTACACAAAAGATCTTATCCGAGATCGATTACATGAACGTAAACCCTAATAAGTGGACAACCGATAAGGCTAAAAACGAGCTTATAAAAGCAGTAATACAGAACTACATCCTTAAATGGAAGGAGTATGATGCTGAGTATAAGCGCAAGAAATTTAATGCTACAATAGGTGATGAGCTTCCAGCAGGTATTATGCAGCTAGCAAAGGTTTATATTGCTAAGAAGCGCAAAATCACTGTTGGAGATAAGATGGCTGGACGACACGGGAACAAAGGTATTGTAGCTAAAATTGTACGCGACGAGGATATGCCTTTCCTTGAGGACGGAACACCAGTTGACATAGTTCTAAATCCTCTGGGGGTGCCTTCGCGTATGAACCTTGGACAGATTTATGAAACTGTTTTGGGTTGGGCTGGTCAAAAACTTGGTATCAAATTTAGCACTCCAATTTTTGATGGTGCTACTTTGGAAGATATTACCAAGTATACCGATCAAGCAGGCTTACCACGATTTGGTAAAACTTATCTATACGATGGAGGTACAGGCGAGCGCTTCGACCAACCAGCAACCGTAGGGGTAATATACATGCTAAAACTCGGTCATATGGTTGATGACAAGATGCATGCTCGTTCAATTGGACCATACTCACTTATAACCCAACAACCTTTAGGTGGTAAAGCCCAATTTGGTGGACAGCGTTTTGGTGAGATGGAGGTATGGGCTCTTGAGGCATTTGGTGCATCGCATATCCTTCAAGAAATACTCACCATTAAGTCCGACGATGTTGTTGGTAGGGCTAAGGCATATGAGTCGATTGTTAAGGGTGAACCAATGCCTGAACCTGGTATCCCAGAATCGCTTAATGTTCTTTTACATGAACTTCGCGGTTTAGGTTTAAGTGTGAAAATGGATTAA
- the secE gene encoding preprotein translocase subunit SecE, translating into MKITQYLHDVYTEMVHKVSWPTWKELQSSALIVMIASLLIALVIFVMDFSFERVMEVVYRALS; encoded by the coding sequence ATGAAAATCACCCAATACTTGCACGACGTTTACACCGAAATGGTGCATAAGGTATCGTGGCCAACATGGAAAGAACTTCAATCCAGTGCATTAATTGTTATGATTGCTTCCCTTTTAATCGCACTGGTTATCTTCGTAATGGACTTTTCATTCGAGAGAGTGATGGAAGTCGTTTACCGTGCACTTTCTTAA
- the rplK gene encoding 50S ribosomal protein L11 codes for MAKEVAGFIKLQIKGGAANPSPPIGPALGSKGVNIMEFCKQFNARTQSQAGKVLPVVITVYSDKSFDFVVKTPPVAVQLLEAAKLQKGSAEPNRKKVASVTWEQVKQIAQDKMPDLNCFTVESAMKMVAGTARSMGITVTGEFPGN; via the coding sequence ATGGCTAAAGAAGTAGCTGGATTTATAAAACTCCAGATTAAAGGTGGTGCTGCAAATCCTTCGCCACCAATAGGTCCTGCTCTTGGTTCCAAAGGGGTTAACATTATGGAGTTCTGTAAGCAGTTTAATGCCAGAACTCAATCACAGGCAGGCAAAGTTCTACCTGTGGTTATTACTGTTTATTCCGACAAGTCGTTTGACTTTGTTGTGAAAACCCCGCCCGTTGCTGTTCAGCTGCTCGAAGCAGCAAAATTGCAAAAGGGATCGGCAGAACCAAACAGGAAAAAGGTTGCCTCAGTAACCTGGGAACAAGTTAAACAAATTGCCCAGGATAAAATGCCGGACTTAAACTGCTTTACTGTTGAATCAGCAATGAAAATGGTAGCAGGTACAGCCCGTAGCATGGGTATCACTGTAACCGGAGAATTCCCGGGTAATTAA
- the hpf gene encoding ribosome hibernation-promoting factor, HPF/YfiA family has translation MNIKIQSIKFDADKKLLDFIEKKASKLDRFFDGIIDAEVFLRLENSQDMENKIVEFRIKVPGGDLFAERKARTFEEATDLCLDALKTQVKKYKEKLRGV, from the coding sequence ATGAATATTAAAATTCAATCCATCAAGTTTGATGCCGATAAGAAGTTGCTCGATTTTATCGAGAAGAAAGCTTCAAAACTTGATCGCTTTTTTGATGGCATTATTGATGCCGAAGTGTTTTTGAGGTTGGAGAATAGCCAGGATATGGAAAATAAGATTGTGGAGTTTCGAATAAAAGTCCCTGGCGGAGACCTATTTGCTGAACGAAAAGCAAGGACATTTGAGGAAGCTACAGATTTATGCCTTGATGCTCTAAAGACTCAGGTGAAGAAGTATAAGGAAAAACTTAGAGGGGTATAA
- the rplL gene encoding 50S ribosomal protein L7/L12 — MADLRKFAEDLVNLTVKEVNELAQILKDEYGIEPAAAAVAVAAPAAGEGNAAAEKTQFDVILKSPGGAKLQVVKLVKELTGLGLKEAKELVDAAPKAIKEGVSKEEAESLKSQLEEAGAEVELK, encoded by the coding sequence ATGGCAGATCTTAGAAAATTTGCAGAAGATTTAGTTAACCTTACTGTAAAAGAAGTTAACGAGTTGGCTCAAATACTCAAAGATGAGTATGGTATTGAACCTGCTGCTGCAGCTGTAGCTGTTGCTGCACCTGCTGCTGGTGAAGGTAACGCCGCTGCTGAAAAAACTCAATTCGATGTTATCTTAAAATCACCAGGTGGTGCTAAGCTTCAAGTTGTTAAACTTGTAAAAGAGCTTACTGGACTTGGTCTTAAAGAAGCTAAAGAATTAGTTGACGCAGCTCCTAAAGCTATCAAAGAAGGCGTTTCTAAAGAAGAAGCAGAATCTTTAAAATCTCAACTTGAAGAGGCAGGAGCAGAAGTTGAACTTAAATAA